One window from the genome of Streptomyces cadmiisoli encodes:
- the rpmG gene encoding 50S ribosomal protein L33, producing the protein MARNELRPVVKLRSLAGTGYTYVTRKNRRNDPDRMTLRKYDPVAGRHVDFREER; encoded by the coding sequence ATGGCACGCAACGAACTCCGCCCGGTCGTCAAGCTCCGGTCCCTGGCCGGCACGGGCTACACGTACGTCACCCGCAAGAACCGCCGCAACGACCCCGACCGCATGACCCTGCGCAAGTACGACCCGGTCGCCGGCCGGCACGTCGACTTCCGAGAGGAGCGCTGA
- the rpsN gene encoding 30S ribosomal protein S14 — protein sequence MAKKSKIAKNERRQETVARYAARRAELKEILRRPSSTPAERLAAQRELRRQPRDASATRVRNRDQADGRPRGYFRAFGLSRVGLREQAHAGFLPGVRKSS from the coding sequence ATGGCGAAGAAGAGCAAGATCGCCAAGAACGAGCGGCGCCAGGAGACGGTCGCGCGGTACGCAGCGCGCCGCGCCGAACTGAAGGAGATCCTCCGGCGCCCGTCCTCGACGCCGGCCGAACGGCTCGCCGCGCAGCGCGAGTTGCGCAGGCAGCCGCGGGACGCCTCCGCCACGCGCGTGCGCAACCGGGACCAGGCGGACGGCCGTCCGCGCGGCTACTTCCGGGCCTTCGGACTGTCCCGGGTGGGTCTGCGGGAGCAGGCGCACGCCGGGTTCCTGCCGGGCGTGCGCAAGTCGTCCTGA
- a CDS encoding ATP-binding protein: MGTNGSTMLEPLRQGLPPLDPAAVSSAASCALPARYEAVREARQFTRRTLDQWDVGDRFDDICLVVSELVTNALRHAVPTAGPRVPEEPPVRLHLMRWTERLVCAVRDPSNDSPVTREADDFSAESGRGLFLVDSFCDSWGWHPLAGTLSGKVVWALFRLPRDA, from the coding sequence ATGGGGACGAATGGATCGACCATGCTCGAGCCGTTACGGCAGGGCCTTCCGCCGCTTGATCCCGCGGCAGTGTCCAGCGCCGCCTCCTGCGCTCTGCCCGCCCGCTACGAAGCGGTGCGCGAGGCACGGCAGTTCACCCGGCGAACGCTCGACCAGTGGGACGTCGGCGACCGTTTCGACGACATCTGCCTGGTGGTCTCCGAACTCGTCACCAACGCGCTGCGGCACGCCGTGCCGACCGCCGGCCCTCGCGTGCCCGAGGAGCCACCCGTGCGGCTGCACCTGATGCGGTGGACCGAGCGACTGGTGTGCGCGGTGCGCGACCCCAGCAACGACAGTCCGGTCACGCGCGAGGCGGACGACTTCTCCGCGGAGTCCGGGCGCGGACTGTTCCTCGTCGACTCCTTCTGCGACAGCTGGGGCTGGCACCCGCTCGCGGGCACGCTCAGCGGCAAGGTCGTCTGGGCGCTGTTCCGCCTCCCGCGCGACGCGTGA
- the rpmB gene encoding 50S ribosomal protein L28, with amino-acid sequence MSAHCMLTGTRPGFGNRISHSHRRTSRRFDPNIQTKRYWLPSEGRYVRLRLSAKGIKTVDAIGVEAAVARIRARGVRV; translated from the coding sequence ATGTCCGCCCATTGCATGCTGACCGGCACCCGCCCGGGTTTCGGCAACCGCATCTCCCACTCCCACCGGCGCACCTCACGCCGCTTCGACCCCAACATCCAGACCAAGCGCTACTGGCTGCCGAGCGAGGGCCGGTACGTGCGCCTGCGGCTGAGCGCCAAGGGGATCAAGACGGTCGACGCGATCGGTGTCGAGGCGGCCGTCGCCCGTATCCGCGCCCGGGGAGTGAGGGTCTGA
- a CDS encoding type B 50S ribosomal protein L31: MRKGIHPDYGPVVFRDRAAGHAFLTRSTMTSGRTIEWEDGRTHPVVDVEISNVSHPFCTGTARVLDTAGRVERFERRYGKQG; encoded by the coding sequence ATGCGCAAGGGAATCCACCCGGACTACGGCCCGGTCGTCTTCCGCGACCGCGCCGCGGGCCACGCCTTCCTGACCCGCTCGACCATGACGAGCGGGAGGACGATCGAGTGGGAGGACGGCCGCACCCACCCGGTCGTCGACGTCGAGATCTCGAACGTCAGCCACCCCTTCTGCACGGGTACCGCCCGGGTTCTCGACACCGCCGGACGCGTCGAGCGATTCGAGCGCCGGTACGGGAAGCAGGGCTAG
- a CDS encoding DUF397 domain-containing protein has product MDHDVYDGDVYDGDVYDGDGRRGAAAPGVYNGMAATQLNGVAWQKSRHSNSQGSCVEFARLPGGRVAVRNSNFPDGPALVYTRAEIEAMLLGIKDGEFDHLIAG; this is encoded by the coding sequence GTGGATCACGACGTGTACGACGGTGACGTGTACGACGGTGACGTGTACGACGGTGACGGGCGCCGAGGAGCCGCGGCGCCCGGCGTGTACAACGGCATGGCCGCCACACAGCTGAACGGGGTGGCCTGGCAGAAGAGTCGGCACAGCAACTCGCAGGGTTCCTGCGTGGAGTTCGCCCGGCTGCCGGGCGGGCGGGTGGCCGTGCGCAACTCGAACTTCCCGGACGGGCCCGCCCTCGTCTACACGCGAGCGGAGATCGAGGCGATGCTTCTCGGGATCAAGGACGGGGAGTTCGACCACCTGATCGCGGGGTGA
- a CDS encoding CobW family GTP-binding protein has protein sequence MPELPVVLVGGLHADARRAAVRRLLTEVPGSVVLHHDLATAPAGTVVRTVRDATGVRDVGEAPLVNDCACCALREDLVPELRRLADRGGTPLAVVELWDSVEPKAMAEVVTAGGLTVTGVITAVDPALLLPCLADGDDLAERGLAAAATDQRTVADTFARQLEYAPVLAVLDSPEADDEDHALLDQLHPTARRVTIDPGDPGDPGDPGDHGAGPPRPTLAQAALAGFDVEAAAAAQHPACARLPAEADAHGVATLVWHRRRPFHPERLYAALEDLTCAAARSRGRFWLADRPDALLHWDAAGGALCVESAGPWLSSLPDAAWEMVPPVRRAAAALDWHPEHGDRCQHLVFTSPGLDRDGLERLLESCLLTDAEYAAGPDAWQRLPSAFDTFLEV, from the coding sequence ATGCCCGAGCTCCCCGTCGTGCTCGTCGGCGGGCTGCACGCCGACGCCCGCAGGGCGGCCGTGCGGCGGCTGCTGACCGAGGTCCCCGGCAGTGTCGTGCTCCATCACGACCTGGCGACCGCGCCGGCCGGCACGGTCGTCCGGACCGTTCGCGACGCCACCGGAGTCCGTGACGTCGGCGAGGCGCCCCTGGTCAACGACTGCGCGTGCTGCGCGCTGCGCGAGGACCTGGTGCCCGAGCTGCGGCGGCTCGCGGACCGCGGCGGCACCCCGCTCGCGGTCGTCGAGCTGTGGGACTCCGTCGAGCCGAAGGCGATGGCGGAGGTGGTCACGGCCGGCGGGCTGACGGTGACCGGTGTGATCACCGCTGTCGACCCGGCGCTGCTGCTGCCGTGTCTGGCCGACGGCGACGACCTCGCCGAACGCGGCCTCGCCGCGGCCGCCACCGATCAGCGCACCGTCGCCGACACCTTCGCGCGGCAGTTGGAGTACGCGCCCGTGCTCGCCGTCCTGGACTCCCCGGAGGCCGACGACGAGGACCACGCGCTGCTCGACCAACTGCACCCGACCGCCCGTCGGGTCACGATCGATCCCGGTGATCCCGGTGATCCCGGTGATCCCGGTGATCACGGCGCGGGGCCGCCGCGGCCCACGCTGGCGCAGGCGGCGCTCGCCGGTTTCGACGTCGAGGCCGCCGCCGCGGCCCAGCACCCGGCGTGCGCCAGGCTGCCCGCAGAGGCGGACGCGCACGGCGTGGCCACGCTCGTCTGGCACCGCCGCCGCCCCTTCCACCCGGAGCGGCTCTACGCGGCGCTGGAGGACCTGACCTGTGCCGCCGCCCGCAGCCGGGGCCGCTTCTGGTTGGCCGACCGGCCGGACGCGCTGCTGCACTGGGACGCGGCCGGCGGCGCCCTGTGTGTGGAGAGCGCCGGTCCGTGGCTGTCCTCGCTGCCCGACGCGGCCTGGGAAATGGTGCCGCCGGTGCGCCGTGCCGCCGCGGCCCTCGACTGGCACCCCGAGCACGGCGACCGCTGCCAGCACCTCGTCTTCACCTCGCCCGGCCTCGACCGCGACGGGCTGGAACGGCTGCTGGAGTCCTGTCTGCTGACCGATGCCGAGTACGCCGCCGGGCCGGACGCCTGGCAGCGGCTGCCCTCCGCCTTCGACACCTTCCTGGAGGTCTGA
- the rpsR gene encoding 30S ribosomal protein S18, with the protein MPRKPDRKPARNRPNPLDQAGIAYIDYKDTDLLRKFVSDRGKIRSRRVTRVSAQQQRLLARAIRNAREMALLPYSSR; encoded by the coding sequence ATGCCCCGCAAGCCCGACCGCAAGCCCGCCAGGAACCGGCCCAACCCGCTGGACCAGGCCGGGATCGCCTACATCGACTACAAGGACACCGACCTGCTCCGGAAGTTCGTCTCCGACCGGGGCAAGATCCGCAGCCGTCGCGTCACGCGCGTGTCGGCCCAGCAGCAGCGACTGCTGGCCCGCGCGATCAGGAACGCCCGGGAGATGGCGCTGCTGCCGTACTCCAGCCGCTGA